Genomic segment of Syntrophales bacterium:
ACCTTTTTCTTAAATCACAAACAATAAAATCTTAGTTTTTTCAATATGTACCACAGGAGTATCTCGTCAATTTAGTTTTTGTTGCAAGATAGAACTTCAATGATATAATGGGCAAGTTTCAAATATTGCTTAGATAGTATAATTTCACGCCTTTTTATGGGGGAGCGAATATTTTTTCTGCGAATGGAGGGTAGAAATAAGATGGCTTTTAGAAATAGAGACGCAGAATTTTTAAAGGAATTCCAGGAGCGGTTTGAAAATAAAATAAGGGAACACGAGATAACAACCGTAAAACACTGGAAGGAATACCTTGATAAATTGATTTCTCTGAAACCTGACGGAATTGCATCGCTTAAACTTAAGATGAAAAAACTTTCAGATATGATGGAAAACAGGATCAAAATACTAAAAAGGGATTGAGATGAGAGATATCGTAAATTTTTTGTTTGAAGTTGGTATGTTGAAAAAGACTCCGAGGACTGGTTTTCAGTTTCTCGGATCCGGTTGTGAATCAGTTGCGGAGCATGTTCTGAGAACAATGTTCATAGGATATACCTTGTGTAAGTTGAGAGGCGATGTTGACGAATTGAAAGTTCTAAGGATGTGCCTTGTCCATGATCTTCCCGAGGCAAGAACAGGGGATATGAACTATGTCTACAAAAAGTATGTAACAGTAGATGAAAATAAAGCAGTAAGGGAGCTTACAGAACAGCTCTTGTTTGGGGACGAAATCAGGACTGTCATAGATGAATTTAACGAAAAAAAGACAGAAGAATCGCTCATTGCCCATGATGCTGATCAGCTCTCTTTAATTTTTCAGCTCAAGGAGTGTGAAGATCTGGGGAACAAGTATAGCAGGGAATGGATAGCGTTTGCCGTAAAAAGGCTTCTTACCGATACCGCCAGGGAGATGGCAGACACTGTAATTGAAACAGATTCATCTTTATGGTGGTTCAAGGATAAAGGCGACTGGTGGATAAACGGGAATAATAAGTAGGCACAAAGTAACAAAGGGACAGAGGCACAAAGAAAGAGAAAGGAATGAAACCCAACCTGCGAATCTGCGTAATCTGCGGGTAATTTTCATATAAACCCGAGAGGTGACCATGAGAAGAAAAAATTTAGTAGTGATAACGATTATTTTGTTTATTATCTGTGGTGTGACAGGCTGTGCAACCAACCACTTGAAGGAGGAACGAGCAAATGCTCGTCTTGATGTCGGAATCGCATATATCAAAGCCGGGCAGTACACCGCTGCTCTGAAGGAACTCCTTGAAGCGAAAAAATTGAGCCCGAGGAATCCGGAGATTCACTACTATCTCGGCATATCTTACCATGGGAAGGGACTTGTAAATGAATCAATAGGAGAATTTGAAGAGGCTGTAAATTTAAACCCGGATTATTCGGAGGCCCACAATTATCTTGGTACGGTCTACTTTAATAAGGGTCTTTGGGACAAGGCAATAAAAGAATTTAACAAGGCCCTTGCCAATGTCCTTTACGCGACCCCGGCATCAGCATTATACAACATGGGACGGGCCTATTATCAAAAGGGAAATTATCGGATGGCACTGGCTAAGTATAATGAGGCAATGATAAAGGGACCGAATATCATACCGCTTCCTCTAATAGAAAAAGATATGGGAGTTGCCAGTTTTGAACTGGGGGAGATTGATAGTGCAATAGGGCACTTCAAGAGGTCACTCAAACTCGTTCCCACGTTTGTTGAATCTCATTACTGGTTGGGGCGATGCTATGTCAAACAGGGAGACGTACAGGGGGCAATAGAGGAGCTTGAAACTGTCATCGAGACGGCCCCGGAGTCGGAATTCGGGGAGAAGGCAAAGGAAATCCTTAAAGCCATTGAGAGGTAACAGTAACGGCTTCGTAAAAAGTCTAATAACAGAAGAACAGAATAGGAGTGTAACAAACTATGGCTACAAAGAAAAAAAAGAGGACCAGTTCAATAAAATCGAAAAAAAGGAAAAAAAATATCAAACTGGTCTTCCTTTCCATGATCACCTTAGTTGTAGTTGGTTTCCTATTTTTCTTTTTTGTGACGCTCTTTGATTATGTTTATCCACCGACTACCGGTGAAGGGGTTTCTTCAAAGAAAAGGGAGAAACAAAAAGTGGTGCTCTGCTTTTCTGATTCGAACGAACGATTTCTGGTTCCTGAAAAGAGATATGTTCCGAAAAGGAAAAACATAAATAATCAGGCAGAGGAACTGGTGAATGCCCTTATGGAAGGTTCTAAAACCGGTTTGGTGAGAACATTTCCGGAAGGCTCACAACTTCAAAGTGTTAGAATAGAAAAGGATGGAACCGCCTATGTTAGTTTTGGGAAGAGCCTTGTCGAACTTCATCCGGGAGGAAGTAGCAGTGAAATGGCAACAATATATTCTCTTACCAATACCCTGATGTTTAATATTCCAAGTATTAAAAGGGTAAAGATATTGATAAAGGGGAACAAGTTTAGAACAATAGGGGGTCATGTTGACGTGAGACGCTCCTTTGTCCTTAACAAGGAATTAATGGCACAGGGATCTGTGGGGGGATGAAATCAAGAATGTCCTTAGAGGCAAAACTTTCGAGAGCAAGAAACATCGGCATAATTGCCCATATAGATGCGGGTAAGACTACCGTTACGGAAAGGATTCTTTTTTATACGGGCAGATCTCACAGGATGGGTGAAGTTCATAACGGTGAAGCCGTCATGGACTGGATGCCACAGGAGCAGGAAAGAGGAATAACCATTACTTCGGCAGTTACCAACTGTGAATGGAAAAATCATGAAATACACATTATTGATACACCTGGTCATGTTGATTTTACTATAGAGGTTGAACGCTGTCTGAGGGTGCTGGATGGGGCGGTGGTTGTCTTCTGTGCCGTTGGGGGTGTGGAACCCCAGTCGGAAACCGTCTGGCACCAGGCGGATAAATATGGTGTGCCGAAAATAGCCTTCATCAATAAAATGGATAGGATAGGGGCTGATTTTCCCAAAGTAATACGAATGATGAAGGAACGGTTTAATTCCATCCCACTTCCGATACAGATACCCGTAGGTGAGGAGGAGCAGTTTAGCGGTGTGGTGGATTTGATAAAACAAAAAGTTATTACCTGGAGTGAGGAGGATCCCGTCGGGTTGTCTTTTGAGCTCTCGGATATTCCCCCCGATTTTCCCCCCCAAGTGGAAGAGTACAGAGAAAATCTTATTGAAACTATTGCAGAAGTAGATGATGGTATTGCCGAAAAGTATCTGGAGGGCATGGATATCTCTGAAAAGGAAATGATACATGCTATCAGGAAGGCAACCATTTCCTTGAAAATTGTGCCCGTTCTGTGTGGCGCGGCCTTACGGAACAAAGGCATTCAACCCCTCCTTGATGCGGTTGTCGACTTCCTGCCGTCTCCCGTGGATATCCCCCCTGTCAAGGGCGTTCATCCCCTTACCGGAGAAAATGAGGAGCGGTATAGTAACGGTAAAGAACACCTTGCTGCCTTTGCCTTTAAGGTTATGATGGACGAGGGAAGGAAAATGACCTATCTGAGAGTTTATTCGGGGAGGATCAAATCGGGTGAGGATGTCTATAATGCGACCAAAGGTAAGAAAGAAAGAATAGCACGACTCCTTAAGATGCATGCAAATAAGAGGGAAAGGGTGGAGGAAGTCGGTGCAGGTGACATAATCGCCGTTATAGGTTTGAAGAATACCACCACGGGAGATACCATCTGCGATGAATCACATCCTATTATCCTGGAGTCGATGGAATTCTATGAACCGGTAATCACTCAGGCAATTGAGGCAAGGACACCGTCAGATCAAGAAAAACTGACGGTTGCTTTGGATAAGCTTGTGGAGGAGGACCCTACAATCAGGGTGAAGTATGTGGATGAAACTGATCAGACTGTCATTTCGGGCATGGGAGAACTACACCTGGAAATATTTATTGACAGGTTGATAAGGGAATTTAATGCTCATGTTAATGTAGGCAGGCCAAGGGTTGTTTACAGAGAGACAATTAAAAACGCAGTGGAGGTAGAAGAGAGATTTGAAAGGGAGGTTGGAGAAAGGAAACATTTTGGTCATGTCAGGTTGTTCATGGAACCCAAGGAGCGTGGAGGAGGGATCGAGCTGCCGGCAGAGATAGAAGGGGAGTTGATTCCTGAAGAGTTCCATGCTGCAATTGTTGAAGGCATTCGGGAGGCCACCTTGAGCGGCGTTATAGCGGGTTACCCTGTTTTGGATGTTAAAGTTAGAATTACTGGCGGATCTTATAGGGAAGGTGAATCTTCAGAGCTCGGTTATAAGGTGGCGGCTTCTTCCGCCTTTAAAAAAGGATGTCTGCAGGCGGAGCCCATACTTCTTGAGCCTATTGTGAAGGTTGATATTATTACACCGAGTGAATTCGTGGGAGAGGTTATCGGAGATATCAATTCAAGGAGAGGAGAAGTTGAATCCATGACCAACAGAGGTCCTGTTAGTGAAATAGGCGCAAAGGTGGCATTGGAGAGGATGTTTGGATACTCTACTGACCTTCGATCTATCACCCAGGGAAGGGCTA
This window contains:
- a CDS encoding HD domain-containing protein, which gives rise to MLKKTPRTGFQFLGSGCESVAEHVLRTMFIGYTLCKLRGDVDELKVLRMCLVHDLPEARTGDMNYVYKKYVTVDENKAVRELTEQLLFGDEIRTVIDEFNEKKTEESLIAHDADQLSLIFQLKECEDLGNKYSREWIAFAVKRLLTDTAREMADTVIETDSSLWWFKDKGDWWINGNNK
- a CDS encoding tetratricopeptide repeat protein, producing MRRKNLVVITIILFIICGVTGCATNHLKEERANARLDVGIAYIKAGQYTAALKELLEAKKLSPRNPEIHYYLGISYHGKGLVNESIGEFEEAVNLNPDYSEAHNYLGTVYFNKGLWDKAIKEFNKALANVLYATPASALYNMGRAYYQKGNYRMALAKYNEAMIKGPNIIPLPLIEKDMGVASFELGEIDSAIGHFKRSLKLVPTFVESHYWLGRCYVKQGDVQGAIEELETVIETAPESEFGEKAKEILKAIER
- a CDS encoding GerMN domain-containing protein, producing MATKKKKRTSSIKSKKRKKNIKLVFLSMITLVVVGFLFFFFVTLFDYVYPPTTGEGVSSKKREKQKVVLCFSDSNERFLVPEKRYVPKRKNINNQAEELVNALMEGSKTGLVRTFPEGSQLQSVRIEKDGTAYVSFGKSLVELHPGGSSSEMATIYSLTNTLMFNIPSIKRVKILIKGNKFRTIGGHVDVRRSFVLNKELMAQGSVGG
- the fusA gene encoding elongation factor G; its protein translation is MSLEAKLSRARNIGIIAHIDAGKTTVTERILFYTGRSHRMGEVHNGEAVMDWMPQEQERGITITSAVTNCEWKNHEIHIIDTPGHVDFTIEVERCLRVLDGAVVVFCAVGGVEPQSETVWHQADKYGVPKIAFINKMDRIGADFPKVIRMMKERFNSIPLPIQIPVGEEEQFSGVVDLIKQKVITWSEEDPVGLSFELSDIPPDFPPQVEEYRENLIETIAEVDDGIAEKYLEGMDISEKEMIHAIRKATISLKIVPVLCGAALRNKGIQPLLDAVVDFLPSPVDIPPVKGVHPLTGENEERYSNGKEHLAAFAFKVMMDEGRKMTYLRVYSGRIKSGEDVYNATKGKKERIARLLKMHANKRERVEEVGAGDIIAVIGLKNTTTGDTICDESHPIILESMEFYEPVITQAIEARTPSDQEKLTVALDKLVEEDPTIRVKYVDETDQTVISGMGELHLEIFIDRLIREFNAHVNVGRPRVVYRETIKNAVEVEERFEREVGERKHFGHVRLFMEPKERGGGIELPAEIEGELIPEEFHAAIVEGIREATLSGVIAGYPVLDVKVRITGGSYREGESSELGYKVAASSAFKKGCLQAEPILLEPIVKVDIITPSEFVGEVIGDINSRRGEVESMTNRGPVSEIGAKVALERMFGYSTDLRSITQGRATFSMQFSEYDKR